In a single window of the Pseudomonas sp. B21-015 genome:
- a CDS encoding histidine phosphatase family protein: protein MQATRLTLICHARTVAQKLARFPTNEPVEMDWQSAKGSRCRQFKRAPRLLCGPELRTRQTAELYGDSVEIVTALEECDFGRWKGTSIDDLQQSEPATLQAWLDDPASAPHGGESVVQLGERVAAWLKTLEATPGHIVAVTHPFVIRAALMQVLQGAAFNQIDVEPLSAIELRFNGHWRLRLLGSDPEGAL, encoded by the coding sequence GTGCAGGCGACCCGCTTGACCCTGATTTGCCACGCTCGAACCGTCGCACAGAAACTGGCGCGTTTTCCTACGAATGAGCCCGTGGAAATGGATTGGCAATCGGCGAAAGGCTCGCGCTGCAGGCAGTTCAAGCGAGCGCCACGTTTACTCTGCGGCCCGGAACTGCGGACTCGGCAAACCGCTGAGCTGTATGGTGACAGCGTGGAAATTGTCACGGCGCTGGAGGAGTGCGATTTCGGACGCTGGAAAGGCACGTCGATCGACGACCTGCAACAATCCGAGCCCGCGACGCTCCAGGCCTGGCTCGATGACCCGGCCTCGGCGCCCCACGGTGGAGAATCGGTGGTGCAACTCGGTGAGCGTGTGGCTGCGTGGTTGAAGACCCTTGAGGCGACACCGGGGCATATCGTTGCCGTCACCCATCCGTTTGTCATTCGCGCTGCGCTGATGCAGGTGTTGCAGGGCGCGGCATTCAACCAGATCGACGTCGAGCCGTTGTCGGCCATCGAGTTGCGGTTCAACGGTCACTGGCGGCTACGCTTGTTGGGCTCTGACCCTGAAGGAGCGCTTTGA
- a CDS encoding N-formylglutamate amidohydrolase gives MRACTESAERGLYTQPAYTLSREASVHPLILVCEHASRFIPAELNDLGLSDEAAREHIAWDIGALALAERLAEALGATLLAANYSRLLVDLNRPRHAPDSIPLQSEIYQVPGNRNLDEATREYRRHCLFKPFHARLQTLIDARVAHGRPVRVVGIHSFTPIYFGQPRPMEVGVLYGQAREYAQRVIEGLSRHPLKVVGNQPYKVDPRGDMTVPVHGDARGLDSVLIEVRNDLLRTPEDVGRWTGYLAPLL, from the coding sequence ATGCGCGCCTGTACTGAATCCGCCGAACGGGGCCTCTACACCCAGCCTGCGTACACCCTGAGCCGGGAAGCCTCCGTGCACCCGCTGATTCTGGTGTGTGAACACGCCAGTCGTTTTATCCCGGCCGAGTTAAATGACCTGGGCCTGAGCGATGAGGCCGCCCGCGAACACATCGCCTGGGACATCGGCGCCCTGGCGTTGGCCGAGCGTTTGGCCGAAGCACTGGGCGCGACCCTGTTGGCGGCCAATTATTCACGGCTGCTGGTCGACCTCAACCGCCCGCGCCATGCGCCGGACAGCATTCCGTTGCAGAGTGAGATTTATCAGGTGCCGGGCAATCGGAATCTGGACGAGGCCACCCGCGAGTACCGCCGGCACTGCCTGTTCAAGCCGTTTCATGCACGCCTGCAAACCTTGATCGACGCCCGTGTGGCGCACGGTCGGCCGGTACGAGTGGTGGGGATTCACAGTTTCACGCCAATTTATTTCGGCCAGCCACGGCCGATGGAAGTCGGCGTGTTGTACGGGCAGGCCAGGGAGTACGCCCAGCGAGTGATTGAGGGGCTGAGTCGACATCCATTGAAAGTCGTCGGTAATCAGCCATACAAAGTCGATCCGCGGGGTGACATGACCGTGCCGGTTCACGGTGACGCCCGAGGATTGGACTCGGTGCTGATCGAGGTGCGCAACGATCTGCTGCGCACGCCCGAAGACGTCGGTCGCTGGACCGGCTATCTGGCACCGCTGCTATAG
- the astA gene encoding arginine N-succinyltransferase, producing the protein MIVRPVRVTDLPALLDLVQRAGPGFTTLPANEERLAHRVRWTQRTFAEQVERADADYLFVLEDDDQQVVGVSALLGAVGLREPWYNYRVGLTVSSSPDLGIQRQIPTLFLNNEMTGQSEICSLFLRHDQRHGSNGRLLSLGRLLFVAEFPHLFGDKLIAELRGSADEQGCSPFWDSLGRHFFKMDFSHADHLSGLGSKAFIAELMPRQPLYTCLLTEQAQAVIGKPHPNTEPALKILTAEGFAHKGYIDIFDAGPVIEAPVSRIRTVRDSQPLVLAIGTPDDQAPVWLIHNRRLESCRITAARARQVGNNLIVDRLTAKRLQLQPGNSVRAVPLLNQQQQAVAA; encoded by the coding sequence ATGATTGTCCGCCCGGTTCGAGTCACCGACCTGCCCGCCTTGCTGGATTTGGTGCAACGGGCCGGCCCCGGGTTCACCACCCTGCCGGCCAACGAAGAACGCCTGGCCCATCGAGTCCGCTGGACCCAGCGGACCTTCGCCGAACAGGTCGAGCGCGCGGATGCCGACTACCTGTTTGTACTCGAAGACGACGATCAACAAGTGGTCGGCGTCAGTGCGCTCCTGGGGGCTGTCGGCCTGCGGGAGCCCTGGTACAACTACCGGGTCGGGCTGACGGTCAGCTCGTCACCAGACCTGGGCATTCAGCGTCAGATCCCCACCTTGTTCCTGAACAACGAAATGACCGGGCAATCGGAAATCTGCTCGTTGTTTCTGCGACACGATCAACGTCACGGCAGTAACGGTCGACTGCTGTCGTTGGGGCGCCTGCTGTTCGTCGCCGAATTCCCCCACCTGTTCGGTGACAAGCTCATTGCCGAACTGCGCGGCAGCGCCGACGAACAGGGCTGTTCACCGTTCTGGGACAGCTTGGGCCGACACTTTTTCAAGATGGATTTCAGCCATGCCGATCACCTGTCGGGGCTGGGCAGCAAAGCCTTCATCGCCGAACTGATGCCGCGCCAGCCGCTCTACACCTGCCTGCTCACCGAACAGGCCCAGGCGGTGATCGGCAAACCGCACCCGAACACCGAACCTGCGCTGAAGATCCTCACCGCCGAGGGGTTTGCCCATAAGGGTTACATCGACATCTTCGACGCAGGCCCGGTGATCGAAGCCCCGGTATCGAGAATCCGCACCGTGCGTGACAGCCAACCGCTGGTATTGGCCATCGGCACGCCCGATGATCAGGCTCCGGTATGGCTGATCCACAACCGCCGCCTCGAGAGTTGCCGTATCACCGCCGCCCGTGCCCGGCAAGTGGGCAACAACCTGATCGTCGACCGGCTCACCGCCAAGCGCCTGCAACTGCAACCCGGCAACTCGGTGCGCGCGGTGCCGCTGCTCAACCAGCAGCAACAGGCGGTGGCGGCGTGA
- a CDS encoding isochorismatase family cysteine hydrolase: protein MFALPHHSPRDLPFTADHTALLLVDMQRAWLEPQFDPHLNAPDADYFLTRAHMQVVPNQRRLLSAFRGARQNVLHTLIESLTADGRDRSLDHKLSDMHLPKGSPQAQIIDDLTPLENEIVLPKTSSGVFNSTSIDYVLRNLETRHLIIAGIVTDQCVDMAVRDAADRGYLVTLVEDACATYTEQRHHACLNAIKGYCWITDTQTVLSRLQEMQP, encoded by the coding sequence ATGTTCGCACTCCCCCACCACTCACCCCGAGACTTGCCGTTTACCGCCGACCACACCGCGCTGTTGCTGGTGGACATGCAGCGTGCCTGGCTCGAACCGCAATTCGACCCGCACCTCAACGCGCCAGATGCCGACTACTTTCTGACCCGCGCCCACATGCAGGTAGTGCCCAATCAACGCAGGCTGCTCAGTGCCTTTCGCGGCGCCCGGCAAAACGTGTTGCACACGCTCATCGAAAGCCTCACCGCCGATGGCCGCGACCGCTCGCTGGATCACAAACTCTCGGACATGCACCTGCCCAAGGGCAGCCCGCAAGCGCAGATCATCGATGACCTGACGCCGCTCGAAAACGAAATCGTGCTGCCCAAGACCTCTTCCGGAGTGTTCAACTCCACCAGCATCGACTACGTGCTGCGCAACCTGGAAACCCGCCATCTGATCATCGCCGGCATCGTTACCGACCAATGCGTCGACATGGCCGTGCGCGACGCCGCCGACCGTGGCTATCTGGTGACGCTGGTCGAAGACGCCTGCGCCACCTACACCGAACAACGGCATCACGCCTGCCTGAACGCCATCAAGGGTTACTGCTGGATCACCGACACCCAGACCGTGCTCAGCCGGTTGCAGGAGATGCAGCCATGA
- a CDS encoding glutamine synthetase family protein, translating to MNERLSPLPMTTIVTTDLIGVTRGRSFPTDELDAYQVAGCGWVPANSALTPQDIIASGNPWGAYGDLRLIPDLSSRVTVNNGPDANAPALDFIHGDIRKTDGRPWGTCPRTLLRNEVERYRDELGLQVNAAFEHEFNLGSGAAEHLAFSLQAQRQGAEFGGWLLSALRAGGVEPEMFLPEYGKHQYEITCRPALGVAAADRAVNVREITREIARQMGLDLSFAPKTSEHAVCNGVHLHMSLQDLAGQPVMYDAGTTNGLSTLGQHWAAGVLHYLPALCAFTAPTPVSYERLRPHHWSASYACLGQRNREAALRICPTVSLGDKAVAAQYNLEFRAMDATASPHLAMAVLLIAGRLGIEQRLALNAITDEIPDSLNEEQRQARGIVALPASLSQALDCLRHSEALIEALPSALLDTYFALKTEELTLTEKLSSATLCEHYARLY from the coding sequence ATGAATGAACGCCTGTCGCCGCTGCCCATGACCACGATCGTCACCACCGACCTGATCGGCGTGACACGCGGCCGCTCCTTTCCCACCGACGAACTCGATGCCTATCAAGTGGCCGGCTGCGGCTGGGTGCCGGCCAACAGCGCCCTGACCCCACAAGACATCATCGCCTCCGGCAACCCATGGGGCGCTTATGGGGATTTACGGTTGATTCCCGACTTGAGCAGTCGCGTGACCGTCAACAACGGCCCGGACGCCAATGCCCCGGCGCTGGACTTCATTCACGGCGACATTCGTAAAACCGATGGCCGCCCGTGGGGCACCTGCCCGCGTACGCTGTTGCGCAACGAAGTGGAACGTTATCGCGACGAGTTGGGCTTGCAGGTCAACGCCGCGTTCGAACATGAATTCAATCTCGGCAGCGGCGCGGCGGAGCACCTGGCATTTTCCCTGCAGGCCCAGCGCCAGGGTGCCGAATTCGGCGGCTGGCTGCTCAGTGCACTGCGTGCCGGCGGTGTGGAGCCGGAAATGTTCCTGCCGGAATACGGCAAACACCAGTACGAAATCACCTGCCGCCCGGCCCTCGGCGTCGCCGCCGCCGACCGCGCGGTGAACGTGCGTGAGATCACCCGTGAGATCGCCCGGCAAATGGGCCTGGACCTGAGTTTCGCCCCCAAGACGTCCGAGCATGCCGTGTGCAATGGCGTGCATCTGCACATGAGCCTGCAGGACCTGGCCGGCCAACCGGTGATGTATGACGCCGGCACCACCAACGGCCTGTCGACCCTCGGCCAGCATTGGGCCGCCGGTGTTCTGCATTACTTGCCGGCGCTCTGCGCCTTTACCGCGCCGACACCGGTTTCCTACGAACGCTTGCGGCCCCATCACTGGAGCGCTTCCTACGCCTGCCTCGGCCAACGCAACCGCGAAGCGGCGCTGCGGATCTGCCCGACGGTGAGCCTGGGCGACAAAGCCGTGGCGGCGCAATACAACCTGGAATTTCGCGCCATGGACGCCACGGCCTCGCCGCACCTGGCCATGGCCGTGTTGCTGATCGCCGGGCGCCTGGGTATCGAGCAGCGCCTGGCCTTGAACGCGATCACCGATGAAATCCCTGACTCGCTGAACGAAGAGCAACGCCAGGCCCGCGGCATCGTCGCCCTGCCCGCTTCCTTGTCCCAGGCCCTGGATTGCCTGCGCCACAGCGAAGCGTTGATCGAAGCCCTGCCAAGCGCCTTGCTGGACACTTACTTCGCCCTGAAAACCGAGGAACTGACGCTGACGGAAAAGCTCTCGTCCGCCACCCTCTGCGAGCACTATGCGCGCCTGTACTGA
- a CDS encoding MurR/RpiR family transcriptional regulator, whose product MPPLRDLITDPGLDFTPSERKVIRALLDQYPRNGLGPMSRLAEHAGVSDPTIVRLVKKLGFSGYADFQEALLSDMDHRLRSPSTLLQPRAHLKKDDPWSHYLAHSHRALADTQALTQPEDVRILVEWLLDSRHQIHCFGGRFSSFLAHCLLNHLRLLRPGCFALEDNAQLPDRLFDVQRQDVVLVFDYRRYQSQALRVANAAKSRHARIVLFTDIYASPLREIADLIISAPVESASAFDSMVPALAQVEALIACLALRSPDLADRLEGIDALRADFDTHLLEEK is encoded by the coding sequence ATGCCCCCTCTCAGAGACCTGATCACCGATCCCGGCCTGGACTTCACACCATCGGAACGCAAAGTCATACGAGCCTTGCTGGACCAGTATCCGCGTAACGGACTGGGCCCGATGTCACGTCTGGCCGAACACGCCGGCGTCAGCGACCCGACCATCGTGCGGCTGGTAAAAAAGCTTGGCTTCAGCGGTTACGCCGACTTTCAGGAAGCCTTGCTCAGTGACATGGACCACCGCCTGCGCTCCCCCAGTACCCTGTTGCAACCTCGCGCCCATCTCAAGAAAGACGACCCCTGGAGCCACTATCTGGCGCACAGCCATCGGGCACTGGCAGACACCCAGGCGCTGACCCAACCCGAAGATGTACGAATTCTGGTCGAGTGGCTGCTCGACAGCCGCCATCAGATCCATTGCTTCGGCGGCCGCTTCAGCAGTTTCCTCGCCCACTGCTTGCTCAACCATCTGCGCCTGCTGCGGCCCGGCTGTTTCGCCCTGGAAGACAACGCACAATTGCCGGACCGCTTGTTCGACGTGCAACGCCAGGACGTGGTGCTGGTCTTCGACTATCGCCGCTACCAGTCCCAGGCCCTGCGGGTCGCCAATGCCGCGAAGAGCCGACATGCGCGAATCGTGCTGTTCACCGACATCTATGCATCACCGCTACGGGAAATAGCCGACCTGATCATCAGCGCACCGGTAGAGTCGGCGTCGGCCTTCGACTCGATGGTGCCGGCGCTGGCCCAGGTTGAAGCGCTGATTGCCTGCCTGGCCCTGCGTAGCCCCGATCTGGCCGATCGCCTGGAAGGCATCGACGCCCTGCGGGCCGATTTCGACACCCATCTGCTGGAGGAAAAATAA
- a CDS encoding arginine N-succinyltransferase: protein MLVLRPVELADLPQLQQLARDSLVGVTSLPDDTEHLREKILGSCASFEKDVQSHGPENYFFVLENLTTRRLTGCSEILATAGFSEPFYSLRNRHFTSASRELNIEHGVPALSLCHDLSGHSLLCSFHIDPALERTPFSELLSRARLLFIAAHKTRFAEAVITEIVGYSDEQGQSPFWDALGKHFFDLPYVEAQRLCGLQSLAFLAELMPQYPIYVPMLPPAAQDCIGRIHPDGQEAFDILEREGFETGSYIDLFDGGPTLYARTSSIRSIAQSHIGTAQTGSAIDARGSYLVSNDSLKDYRAIVAELDYHAGQPVTLSAEMCAALNVTDAAEIRLIAL, encoded by the coding sequence ATGCTGGTCTTACGTCCAGTCGAGTTAGCCGACCTGCCCCAGTTGCAGCAACTGGCGCGTGACAGCCTGGTGGGAGTCACGTCCTTGCCAGACGACACCGAACACCTGCGCGAGAAAATTCTTGGCTCCTGCGCGTCATTCGAAAAAGACGTCCAGAGTCACGGCCCGGAGAACTATTTCTTCGTGCTGGAAAACCTGACGACCCGCCGTCTGACGGGTTGCTCGGAAATCCTCGCCACCGCAGGTTTCAGCGAGCCGTTCTACAGTTTGCGCAACCGCCATTTCACCAGCGCCTCACGGGAGCTGAACATCGAGCATGGGGTGCCGGCGTTGTCGTTGTGTCACGACCTCAGCGGCCATTCATTGCTGTGCAGTTTCCATATCGACCCGGCGCTGGAACGCACGCCATTTTCCGAGTTGCTGTCCCGGGCGCGGCTGCTGTTCATCGCCGCCCACAAGACGCGCTTTGCCGAAGCGGTGATTACCGAGATCGTGGGCTACAGCGACGAACAAGGGCAGTCGCCGTTCTGGGATGCGCTGGGCAAGCATTTCTTCGACCTGCCGTACGTCGAGGCCCAGCGGCTTTGCGGCCTGCAGAGCCTGGCATTCCTTGCCGAACTGATGCCGCAATACCCGATCTACGTGCCGATGCTGCCGCCGGCTGCGCAAGATTGCATCGGTCGAATCCACCCCGATGGCCAGGAGGCCTTCGACATTCTGGAACGCGAAGGCTTCGAGACCGGCAGCTACATCGACCTGTTCGACGGCGGCCCGACACTGTATGCCCGCACCTCAAGCATTCGCTCCATCGCCCAGAGCCATATCGGTACGGCGCAAACGGGCTCAGCCATCGATGCCCGCGGCAGTTATCTGGTGAGCAATGATTCGTTGAAGGACTACCGCGCCATCGTCGCCGAGCTGGACTACCACGCCGGGCAACCCGTGACCTTGAGCGCCGAGATGTGCGCGGCCCTGAACGTGACCGACGCCGCTGAGATCCGGTTGATCGCCCTGTGA
- a CDS encoding APC family permease gives MEIEEFGYKQELKRSLSLTDLVVYGMIFMIPIAPFGVYGYVNAEAPGMVPLAYIIGMVAMLFTALSYGSMARAFPIAGSVYSYAQRGLNPHVGFIAGWLMLLDYLLIPPLLYVYAAMALNHLYPDIPKVGFILAFLVSATFVNLRGITFTARMNIVFLLAQLVVLGIFLFYAWNALHSGGGNGQLTLAPLYNPETFNFALLMQAVSIAVLSFLGFDAISTLAEEIKGDPGRSVGKAALITLLVMGVIFVVQTWIATDLAAGLGFKSADTAFYEIAEIAAGSWLATLTAVATALAWGVAVAITSQAAVSRLLFGMARDGKLPKVLAKVHPTHNTPYLSIYLVAVLSLVICYLFINSVDTLTSLVNFGALSGFMLLHLTVINYYWRRQKSGQVIRHLVCPVIGFIIVAAIMYNMGVDAQKLGLIWIALGLVYLFFLNRQGASTVLPDPSNG, from the coding sequence ATGGAAATTGAAGAATTCGGTTACAAGCAAGAGTTGAAACGTAGCCTGTCGCTGACGGACCTGGTGGTGTACGGGATGATCTTCATGATCCCCATCGCGCCGTTCGGTGTTTATGGCTACGTCAACGCCGAAGCACCGGGGATGGTGCCGCTGGCCTACATCATCGGCATGGTGGCGATGCTGTTCACGGCCCTCAGTTACGGCAGCATGGCCCGGGCCTTTCCGATTGCGGGCTCTGTGTACTCCTACGCACAACGCGGCCTCAACCCCCATGTCGGGTTTATCGCCGGCTGGCTGATGCTGCTCGACTACCTGCTGATTCCACCGCTGCTCTACGTGTACGCGGCGATGGCGCTGAATCACCTCTACCCGGACATCCCGAAAGTCGGCTTCATCCTGGCCTTTCTGGTCAGCGCCACTTTCGTCAACCTGCGGGGCATCACCTTCACCGCGCGGATGAACATCGTTTTTCTACTGGCGCAACTGGTGGTGCTGGGGATCTTCCTGTTCTATGCCTGGAATGCCCTGCACAGCGGCGGCGGCAACGGTCAACTGACCCTGGCGCCGCTGTACAACCCCGAGACGTTCAACTTCGCCTTGCTGATGCAAGCGGTGTCGATCGCGGTGCTGTCGTTCCTCGGTTTCGATGCGATTTCCACCCTCGCCGAAGAGATCAAGGGCGATCCCGGCCGCAGCGTCGGCAAGGCTGCGCTGATCACGCTACTGGTGATGGGCGTGATTTTCGTCGTGCAGACCTGGATTGCCACCGACCTGGCCGCCGGCCTGGGCTTCAAGTCCGCCGACACCGCGTTCTATGAAATCGCCGAAATCGCCGCTGGCAGCTGGCTGGCAACCCTGACCGCCGTGGCCACCGCGCTGGCCTGGGGCGTGGCGGTCGCTATCACCTCGCAAGCGGCGGTTTCGCGTCTGCTGTTCGGCATGGCCCGGGACGGCAAACTGCCGAAAGTGCTGGCCAAAGTGCACCCGACACACAACACGCCGTACTTGAGCATTTATCTGGTGGCGGTGCTGTCGCTGGTGATCTGCTACCTGTTCATCAATTCGGTGGACACCCTCACCTCTCTGGTGAACTTCGGCGCCCTGAGCGGCTTCATGCTGCTGCACCTGACCGTGATCAATTACTACTGGCGTCGGCAGAAGTCCGGCCAGGTGATCCGTCACCTGGTCTGCCCGGTCATCGGCTTCATCATCGTCGCAGCCATCATGTACAACATGGGCGTCGATGCACAGAAACTCGGCCTGATCTGGATTGCCCTGGGCCTGGTCTATCTGTTCTTCCTCAACAGACAGGGTGCCAGTACGGTACTGCCCGACCCAAGCAACGGCTGA
- the cobF gene encoding precorrin-6A synthase (deacetylating), with the protein MKKLLVIGVGAGNPDYITMQAVKALNRVDVFFLMDKGQSKDKLIELRREICERYITDRDYSFVEAHSPERERGDVDYNASVEDLNRAKQQTFERLINEEMTDDQCAGFLVWGDPALYDSTLRILQAILASGRCVFEFEVIPGITSVQALAAQHKVALNRIGHSIEITTGRRLAAGQVSDADSVVVMLDAQDAYHQVADQETEIYWGAYLGTPDEILIHGKLKDVADEIERVRKAARLANGWIMDTYLLRKP; encoded by the coding sequence ATGAAAAAACTGTTGGTTATCGGTGTCGGCGCCGGCAACCCCGACTACATCACAATGCAGGCGGTGAAGGCACTGAACCGGGTCGACGTGTTTTTTCTCATGGACAAGGGCCAGAGCAAAGACAAACTGATCGAGCTGCGCCGCGAGATCTGCGAGCGCTATATCACCGATCGTGACTACAGCTTTGTCGAAGCCCATAGCCCTGAGCGCGAGCGCGGGGATGTGGACTACAACGCCAGCGTCGAAGACCTGAACCGCGCCAAGCAGCAGACCTTCGAGCGGCTGATCAACGAGGAAATGACCGACGACCAGTGCGCCGGTTTTCTGGTGTGGGGCGATCCGGCGTTGTACGACAGCACCCTTCGGATCCTGCAGGCGATTCTGGCGTCAGGTCGTTGTGTGTTCGAGTTCGAGGTGATCCCTGGCATTACCAGCGTGCAGGCGTTGGCGGCGCAGCATAAGGTGGCGCTCAATCGCATCGGTCACTCGATTGAAATCACCACCGGCCGGCGGTTGGCGGCCGGGCAGGTGAGCGATGCCGACAGTGTAGTGGTGATGCTGGATGCGCAAGATGCCTACCATCAGGTGGCCGATCAAGAGACGGAGATTTACTGGGGGGCTTACCTGGGAACACCGGATGAAATCCTGATCCACGGCAAACTCAAAGACGTGGCAGATGAGATTGAGCGGGTGCGCAAGGCGGCGCGGCTGGCGAACGGGTGGATCATGGATACCTACCTGTTGCGCAAGCCTTGA